In the genome of Vanacampus margaritifer isolate UIUO_Vmar chromosome 1, RoL_Vmar_1.0, whole genome shotgun sequence, one region contains:
- the ankrd9 gene encoding ankyrin repeat domain-containing protein 9: MSQSCGDARWSVTVAAEAHNSPEVSSQKCCGAVMPWLLSSPPHPLNPTPCQRHCEDTAFDFYRAVRDQLPAWLLEDMRSMEVFLWDGGHPRAFSPADALMYALVHDHQDYARYLLRNFSVKALDVSQCGVCRSSGSAHLHVAVRYNRTAILGLMVDALKDAASEGWRQEYLNSCGGYADAGKTAVQLAVDLSRTDCLLLLLAHGARPHALDAALLRLAASAVAERRDARHCLDLLLLFAPEPEPVALRRLQDEPQRWQYLLGREVFDWLSGLAPPPLLLQALRTLAQSVPGQMSQLPAFLQPHSEQRLDFPLPWKQN, from the coding sequence ATGTCTCAAAGCTGCGGGGACGCCCGCTGGAGTGTGACAGTCGCCGCAGAAGCTCACAACAGTCCTGAGGTTTCTTCCCAAAAGTGTTGTGGCGCCGTCATGCCGTGGCTGCTCTCGTCCCCGCCGCATCCACTTAACCCGACCCCGTGCCAGCGACACTGCGAGGACACCGCCTTCGACTTCTACCGCGCGGTGCGAGACCAACTTCCGGCATGGCTTCTGGAGGACATGCGCAGCATGGAGGTGTTCCTGTGGGATGGCGGCCACCCGCGCGCCTTCTCGCCCGCGGATGCGCTCATGTACGCGCTTGTGCACGACCACCAAGACTACGCTCGCTACCTTCTCCGCAACTTCTCCGTCAAGGCGCTCGACGTGTCCCAGTGCGGGGTTTGCCGAAGCAGCGGCTCGGCCCATCTGCATGTGGCGGTTCGCTACAACCGGACGGCCATCCTGGGATTGATGGTGGACGCGCTAAAGGACGCGGCGTCGGAAGGATGGCGGCAAGAGTATCTGAACAGCTGCGGCGGCTATGCGGACGCGGGCAAGACGGCGGTGCAACTGGCAGTGGACCTGTCTCGAACCGACtgcttgctgctgctgctggcgcACGGAGCGCGGCCACATGCCTTGGATGCGGCACTGCTGCGACTCGCCGCTTCTGCTGTGGCTGAGCGGCGCGACGCCAGGCACTGCCTGGACCTGTTGCTGCTTTTTGCGCCGGAACCGGAACCCGTGGCGCTGCGCCGCTTGCAGGATGAGCCTCAGCGTTGGCAGTACCTCCTGGGACGGGAAGTGTTCGACTGGTTGAGCGGTCTGGCCCCGCCGCCTCTTCTGCTCCAGGCCCTCAGGACCTTGGCCCAGTCGGTCCCGGGTCAAATGAGCCAGTTGCCTGCTTTCCTGCAGCCGCACAGTGAACAGAGATTGGACTTTCCCCTACCATGGAAACAAAACTGA
- the rcor1 gene encoding REST corepressor 1 yields the protein MAPMFDRNAEVAAAVAGKRRGRGPGAAVSIGGKSVSGNGSSGRGCWEDGSSGSSSDDENGGGGMRVGTQYQALVPDFDPEVAKACQLSHSVGMLVWSPSSSVQQSQLDEYITIAKDKHGYNMEQALGMLFWHQHDVEKSLADLPNFTPFPDEWTVEDRVLFEQAFSFHGKSFHRIQQMLPDKSMASLVRFYYSWKKSRNRSSLMERQSRKVKRERDDSDDESPENAASDPETNHVKEENKEVPSGTERAEAKTAAGLKSSGVKGAHRAKTRPPRGMFLKQEDVVSLSTSCAHGVLRQLDTQLTAAKRQVQSIKQSNSVLKEKLDSGVDHFRQPEVSCKVNGRWSSDEQLLAVQAIRKYGRDFQAISDVIGNKSVVQVKNFLVNYRRRFNLDQVLQEWEAENGVEGGAAAVDDDRMEAGGPAEDDADEHLTPPPGDL from the exons ATGGCGCCCATGTTCGACAGAAACGCGGAGGTGGCGGCAGCGGTGGCGGGCAAGAGGCGAGGTCGCGGCCCCGGAGCGGCGGTCAGCATCGGCGGGAAGAGCGTGTCCGGTAATGGAAGTAGCGGCCGGGGCTGCTGGGAAGATGGAAGTTCAGGCTCGAGTAGTGACGACGAGAACG GTGGAGGCGGAATGCGTGTCGGAACGCAATATCAAGCCTTGGTTCCGGACTTTGACCCGG aGGTGGCGAAGGCGTGTCAGCTGTCCCACAGCGTCGGCATGTTGGTGTGGAGTCCGAGCAGCAGCGTGCAGCAGAGTCAAC TGGACGAATACATCACCATCGCCAAAGACAAACACGGGTACAACATGGAACAG GCGCTGGGCATGCTCTTTTGGCACCAGCACGACGTGGAGAAGTCGCTGGCCGACCTGCCCAACTTCACGCCCTTCCCCGACGAGTGGACGGTGGAGGACCGCGTGCTGTTCGAGCAGGCCTTCAGCTTCCACGGCAAGAGCTTCCACCGCATCCAGCAGATG CTGCCCGACAAGTCCATGGCCAGCCTGGTCCGCTTCTACTACTCGTGGAAGAAAAGCCGCAACCGAAGCAGCCTGATGGAGAGACAGAGCCGCaaagtgaagagagagagagacgacaG CGACGACGAAAGTCCGGAAAACGCCGCCAGCGATCCCGAGACCAATCACGTTAAAGAAGAAAACAAGGAG GTGCCTTCCGGAACGGAGCGAGCCGAGGCCAAAACTGCTGCTGGGCTCAAa TCGTCGGGCGTCAAAGGCGCCCACCGGGCCAAGACCCGCCCCCCCAGAGGGATGTTCCTGAAGCAGGAGGACGTGGTCTCGCTGTCCACTTCCTGCGCTCACGGCGTCCTGCGGCAGTTGGACACTCAGCTGACCGCCGCCAAGCGACAG gtCCAGAGCATCAAGCAGTCCAACAGCGTTCTCAAGGAGAAGCTGGACTCGGGAGTGGACCACTTCAGACAACCTGAG gtgagctgcaaAGTGAACGGTCGCTGGAGTTCAGACGAGCAGCTTCTGGCCGTTCAAG CCATCAGGAAGTACGGGCGCGACTTCCAGGCCATCTCGGACGTGATCGGCAACAAGTCGGTGGTGCAGGTGAAGAACTTCCTGGTCAACTACCGGCGCCGCTTCAACCTGGACCAGGTGCTGCAGGAGTGGGAGGCGGAGAACGGCGTGGAAGGCGGAGCCGCCGCCGTCGACGACGACAGGATGGAGGCGGGGGGGCCCGCCGAGGACGACGCAG ATGAGCACCTGACTCCGCCCCCTGGGGACCTCTGA